CAATATCATTAACAGTGAAGAGTACAAATAAAGAAAACCTTACCTAGTACACACTGATTAAGCTGCCTATCCATGTGGTTAACTCATTCATGCCAAACTTTAATACATTTAATATATTATTGTGTATTTGTGTTACGATATGAGACCATGCTCGTATAAAAGAGGTGTCACGTTGATTTATATACTATAGTTGTACAAAGTCAGATAGAAGCTTTACTTTATCACAATGCAAGAGGAAACTTTCCATAGACTGACACCGTTCAAACGTGAATTGGCCGAAACGCACCACCAACGATGAAATATGTCTAGTAACATTACAAAACCGTATATATTACTATAACACACCACATCAATTATTTTATTCACTTCTCATATTTCAAGAGGGAGGTGGCTGGTGGGGCAACCAAGACAGCAGCAAGTTCCTATCGAGAACAAGACGGtgaattggtggtggtggtgtattaCGTCAAATAATCAGTAAAGAGTCGAAGGCTGAAGACAATGGGTAGAAAAGACATTTCCCCACCTCTCTTGAAATAGGAGAAATGGATAAAATAATTGGTGCGCTGTGTTACGGCAAATTCACACAGTTGTATAATGGTACTAGGCATGTTTCGCCGTTGGTGACGTGTTTCAGCTAATTCCACTATTTCCACATTTGAACGGCGTCCCACAGCAAAATTTTCCTTTGTTGAACTAGGATGTTTTCACTGCCCAGGTTAGGACCGAACAAAGAATTGCACTTGTTTTGGACCACATCCGATTACAAATTTGTGTAATATTGGGAACATATTCACAACAAAATGTACCGGAAATATCGAGCGTTGATTATAAAAAATGGTCACACACAAGGCAGGCAGCACAATTGGTATCACTAAGCAGTTTTTTCTCCAGAATCAAGTAACCAACAGATGGCCATACACATAGTACCAGGCACTCTAGTTAAATGAGGGAGAAGATACCATGACATGAGGCACAACAACAGCCTTTTCATGTACTCTTTCCAGTCACAAATAAGTGATGTTTTGGACATCAACATGGTCTTCAAAACGCAGCTTTGACTACTACTTTTTGTAATATTTTTTTAAAGCATAGTGAGTATACTTTTTTTGTTATAAAAACACATGTACAGTTGTATACCGTTTTAAAATATCCAAACTCAACATGTAATGACTAATACACAATAAAATTTTGGAACTGCTTACTTAGGACAACCCAAACATCACCTAGTTGTGACTGGAGGGAGTACATTAAAAGTATATTTGCATATAGCAACGAATCAGAGGCATTAACTTACCTGAATCTTGTTCTGTGTGTAATGATGGTTCAGTCTTAGGAAACAGTTGATCAGAAAAACGATCTGTCTGCATGAAATCATTAACTTGTATGGGAACCTGAAACTGGGCATCAACACCATGGCCAGCAGCTCTCATCTCTGAACCACTCAGCCTTGCAACTGATCTAGGCATGAACTTGAACATCAAAGAGCATCGCCCAAACATACATCCATGTATTCCAACCTCTGTTTTATGTACAGCTGGATTTACATAGCCAGCAgtttcctgataaagtgcaaggccAGAATAGACAATAACATCATGTGGACCAATATCTCCATCAACAAGAATCCAGTGTCCATGTAAGTCTTTAATATATAGACCTGACATATCTGACTTAACTAGGGTAAGCAAAGTCTTATCAATCTGTTGCTCCTGCTCAGAAAACATGAGCAAGTGACCATTATCTTGAGAAGCAATGCTATGCTGATGTCCTCCTTCAAGCGATGGCCTTGAATGACAACATGCTGAAAGAACAGAAGATGATACTTCCTGGCTTCTCAAGGGTATGTTGTCGAGTATCTCAGTAAATGCACAGCTACGTAAATTCAATGAGAAACTGATTGCGTCCAATATATCTCGAGAAACTTTACCCAGCACCGAAAATATGTCAGGCAAACCTGATGGAGGTAATTCCATTTCACCGCTGGGATCAGTTGCAGTAATACCAGGCCTGTAATCATACATTTCCAGACACATCTGAGAATCAACATAGTAACCAGAGGTCTTGCACCATTCACGGGAATCATCCGAGTGTACAGCCTCATTTGAATTATACCCTCGCTGGTGGAAGAAAAAGCGAGCCGAGTCCAAACCTGACCTCAACAAGGCACCATCAGCTGGTGACAGCTGAATGATGGCTGCCGAATATTGAGCG
This portion of the Zea mays cultivar B73 chromosome 2, Zm-B73-REFERENCE-NAM-5.0, whole genome shotgun sequence genome encodes:
- the LOC100193732 gene encoding uncharacterized protein isoform X4; protein product: MDDAAENILASLGRVHLVDLMASEGLPSDSYKMCVSTLMQSLAQYSAAIIQLSPADGALLRSGLDSARFFFHQRGYNSNEAVHSDDSREWCKTSGYYVDSQMCLEMYDYRPGITATDPSGEMELPPSGLPDIFSVLGKVSRDILDAISFSLNLRSCAFTEILDNIPLRSQEVSSSVLSACCHSRPSLEGGHQHSIASQDNGHLLMFSEQEQQIDKTLLTLVKSDMSGLYIKDLHGHWILVDGDIGPHDVIVYSGLALYQETAGYVNPAVHKTEVGIHGCMFGRCSLMFKFMPRSVARLSGSEMRAAGHGVDAQFQVPIQVNDFMQTDRFSDQLFPKTEPSLHTEQDSASFNSVMNKKKGNTRTKPLPPSKRLRQEAQRVLKERVQDIADKKGVKLRFCNLKECESHILSLDSPCENTRTEIGWPQGVPFVHPHDLPNKAKLGFLEAYEPGWTASQQEMESQPQ
- the LOC100193732 gene encoding uncharacterized protein isoform X2; the encoded protein is MDDAAENILASLGRVHLVDLMASEGLPSDSYKMCVSTLMQSLAQYSAAIIQLSPADGALLRSGLDSARFFFHQRGYNSNEAVHSDDSREWCKTSGYYVDSQMCLEMYDYRPGITATDPSGEMELPPSGLPDIFSVLGKVSRDILDAISFSLNLRSCAFTEILDNIPLRSQEVSSSVLSACCHSRPSLEGGHQHSIASQDNGHLLMFSEQEQQIDKTLLTLVKSDMSGLYIKDLHGHWILVDGDIGPHDVIVYSGLALYQETAGYVNPAVHKTEVGIHGCMFGRCSLMFKFMPRSVARLSGSEMRAAGHGVDAQFQVPIQVNDFMQTDRFSDQLFPKTEPSLHTEQDSASFNSVMNKKKGNTRTKPLPPSKRLRQEAQRVLKERVQDIADKKGVKLRFCNLKECESHILSLDSPCENTRTEIGWPQGVPFVHPHDLPNKAKLGFLEAYEPGWTASQQEMEVGQLLATL
- the LOC100193732 gene encoding uncharacterized protein isoform X3 encodes the protein MDDAAENILASLGRVHLVDLMASEGLPSDSYKMCVSTLMQSLAQYSAAIIQLSPADGALLRSGLDSARFFFHQRGYNSNEAVHSDDSREWCKTSGYYVDSQMCLEMYDYRPGITATDPSGEMELPPSGLPDIFSVLGKVSRDILDAISFSLNLRSCAFTEILDNIPLRSQEVSSSVLSACCHSRPSLEGGHQHSIASQDNGHLLMFSEQEQQIDKTLLTLVKSDMSGLYIKDLHGHWILVDGDIGPHDVIVYSGLALYQETAGYVNPAVHKTEVGIHGCMFGRCSLMFKFMPRSVARLSGSEMRAAGHGVDAQFQVPIQVNDFMQTDRFSDQLFPKTEPSLHTEQDSASFNSVMNKKKGNTRTKPLPPSKRLRQEAQRVLKERVQDIADKKGVKLRFCNLKECESHILSLDSPCENTRTEIGWPQGVPFVHPHDLPNKAKLGFLEAYEPGWTASQQEMELSSIET
- the LOC100193732 gene encoding uncharacterized protein isoform X1, encoding MDDAAENILASLGRVHLVDLMASEGLPSDSYKMCVSTLMQSLAQYSAAIIQLSPADGALLRSGLDSARFFFHQRGYNSNEAVHSDDSREWCKTSGYYVDSQMCLEMYDYRPGITATDPSGEMELPPSGLPDIFSVLGKVSRDILDAISFSLNLRSCAFTEILDNIPLRSQEVSSSVLSACCHSRPSLEGGHQHSIASQDNGHLLMFSEQEQQIDKTLLTLVKSDMSGLYIKDLHGHWILVDGDIGPHDVIVYSGLALYQETAGYVNPAVHKTEVGIHGCMFGRCSLMFKFMPRSVARLSGSEMRAAGHGVDAQFQVPIQVNDFMQTDRFSDQLFPKTEPSLHTEQDSASFNSVMNKKKGNTRTKPLPPSKRLRQEAQRVLKERVQDIADKKGVKLRFCNLKECESHILSLDSPCENTRTEIGWPQGVPFVHPHDLPNKAKLGFLEAYEPGWTASQQEMELDNCLRHCEPHPDHSSLFSNQIVLPVHCTLAKSEICVDSALCSALEYQSLQKKTDLDGT
- the LOC100193732 gene encoding uncharacterized protein LOC100193732 (The RefSeq protein has 1 substitution compared to this genomic sequence) translates to MDDAAENILASLGRVHLVDLMASEGLPSDSYKMCVSTLMQSLAQYSAAIIQLSPADGALLRSGLDSARFFFHQRGYNSNEAVHSDDSREWCKTSGYYVDSQMCLEMYDYRPGITATDPSGEMELPPSGLPDIFSVLGKVSRDILDAISFSLNLRSCAFTEILDNIPLRSQEVSSSVLSACCHSRPSLEGGHQHSIASQDNGHLLMFSEQEQQIDKTLLTLVKSDMSGLYIKDLHGHWILVDGDIGPHDVIVYSGLALYQETAGYVNPAVHKTEVGIHVCMFGRCSLMFKFMPRSVARLSGSEMRAAGHGVDAQFQVPIQVNDFMQTDRFSDQLFPKTEPSLHTEQDSASFNSVMNKKKGNTRTKPLPPSKRLRQEAQRVLKERVQDIADKKGVKLRFCNLKECESHILSLDSPCENTRTEIGWPQGVPFVHPHDLPNKAKLGFLEAYEPGWTASQQEMELSSIET